The following coding sequences lie in one Mycobacterium sp. 050128 genomic window:
- a CDS encoding AAA family ATPase, protein MLQTVAIRGYRSLREVILPLGRLSLITGANGVGKSSVYRALRLLADCGRGEVIGSLAREGGLQSVLWAGPEQLKGARRSQKTQGTVRTRPVSLEMGFAADDFGYLVDLGIPQSAGPSVFVRDPEIKREIIFAGPVLRPSATLVSRSRAFAEAVNADNGFDELSRSLPLYRSVLAEYANPHALPELAAVRERLRGWRFYDGFRVDGGAQARHPQVGTRTPVLTDDGSDLAAAIQTILESGSDELSRVIADAFDGATISVAIHDGLFDLQLRQRGMLRPLRAAELSDGTLRFLLWAAALLSPEVPSLMVLNEPETSLHPDLVRPLASLIRAAAEQTQVVVVTHSRSLLQFLDTVPVADSDGSEAVEIELYKDWGETRITGQDLLSTPRWDWGKR, encoded by the coding sequence ATGTTGCAGACGGTCGCGATCCGCGGGTATCGCTCGCTGCGCGAGGTCATCCTGCCGCTGGGGCGGCTGTCGCTCATTACCGGCGCCAACGGCGTCGGAAAGTCGTCGGTCTACCGCGCGCTGCGGCTGTTGGCGGACTGCGGCCGGGGCGAGGTCATCGGCTCACTGGCCCGCGAGGGCGGGTTGCAATCGGTGCTGTGGGCCGGGCCCGAGCAACTGAAGGGCGCGCGACGTTCCCAGAAGACACAAGGCACCGTACGCACTCGGCCTGTCTCGCTCGAAATGGGCTTCGCTGCAGATGATTTCGGCTATCTTGTCGACCTCGGCATCCCGCAGTCGGCCGGGCCGTCGGTCTTCGTCCGCGACCCCGAGATCAAGCGGGAAATAATATTCGCCGGGCCGGTGCTGCGGCCCAGCGCAACGCTGGTGAGCCGATCACGGGCTTTTGCCGAGGCCGTCAACGCCGACAACGGCTTTGACGAACTGAGCCGATCGTTGCCCCTGTACCGCAGCGTGCTTGCCGAGTACGCCAACCCGCACGCGCTTCCCGAACTCGCGGCGGTGCGGGAGCGACTGCGCGGGTGGCGGTTCTACGACGGGTTCCGCGTCGACGGCGGAGCGCAAGCCCGGCATCCGCAGGTGGGCACACGCACCCCGGTGCTGACCGACGACGGCAGCGACCTGGCCGCGGCGATCCAAACCATCCTCGAATCGGGATCCGACGAGTTAAGCCGGGTAATCGCAGACGCTTTCGACGGCGCCACGATCTCGGTCGCGATCCACGACGGGTTATTCGACCTTCAGCTGCGCCAGCGCGGCATGCTGCGTCCGTTGCGCGCGGCCGAATTATCCGATGGCACACTGCGATTCCTGCTGTGGGCCGCCGCGCTGTTGAGCCCGGAAGTGCCGTCGCTGATGGTGCTCAACGAGCCGGAGACCTCGCTGCATCCCGACCTGGTACGACCGCTTGCCTCGCTGATCCGCGCCGCGGCCGAGCAGACTCAGGTTGTGGTCGTGACGCACTCGCGGTCGTTGCTGCAGTTTCTCGACACGGTTCCGGTCGCCGACAGCGATGGCAGCGAAGCCGTCGAGATCGAGCTCTACAAGGACTGGGGTGAAACCCGAATCACCGGCCAGGACCTGCTCAGCACACCGCGCTGGGACTGGGGAAAACGCTGA
- a CDS encoding Na+/H+ antiporter: protein MFGLEVIVALVSAVIAGTVLGRRYRVGPPVLLIFLGTLLGLIPAFAHIHINGEIVLLLFLPAILYWEGLGTSLREVRANLRIIIFLSVILVIVTAVAVSWTARALGMESHAAAVLGAVLSPTDAAAVAGLAKKLPRRTLTVLRAESLINDGTALVLFFVTIHVAIGGAEIGPTDLVLRFVGSYLGGIAAGLLVGGLVTLARKRIDAPQEEGAMSLLTPFAAFLLAQAIDCSGVVAVLVSALVLAYAGPVVIRARSRMLSYGFWDMATFLINGSLWVFVGVQIPGAVRGINGVDGGIRHALFIAFAVTAVVILSRIFWGEFTTLLLRVIDRREAQRARRVPWRQRFVTAWAGFRGAVSLAAALAVPATTLSGAPFPDRSLLIFVVVVVILTTVLVQGITLPAVVRWANMPEDVAYAQELQLARSVGAKAALDALPVVAGELGVSPKMLSRLQKEYDEHAALVTECEDGTSTGDLAKRDDLVRRVRLGVLEHKRRAIIGLRNQRVIDDMVLRELQSEMDLEEVQLLDPADN, encoded by the coding sequence GTGTTTGGGCTCGAAGTCATCGTTGCGCTGGTGTCGGCCGTCATCGCCGGAACGGTGCTGGGCCGGCGCTATCGCGTGGGGCCGCCGGTGCTGCTCATTTTTCTGGGCACGCTGCTGGGCCTGATTCCCGCCTTCGCCCACATCCACATCAACGGCGAGATCGTCTTGCTGCTGTTCTTGCCGGCGATCCTGTATTGGGAGGGCCTGGGCACCAGCCTGCGCGAGGTCCGCGCCAACCTGCGGATCATCATCTTCCTGTCCGTCATCCTGGTGATCGTCACCGCGGTCGCCGTGTCGTGGACGGCACGCGCCCTCGGCATGGAATCCCACGCGGCCGCGGTCCTGGGCGCCGTGCTCTCCCCCACCGACGCCGCCGCCGTGGCCGGCCTGGCGAAAAAATTGCCGCGCCGGACGCTGACCGTGCTGCGCGCCGAGAGTCTCATCAACGACGGGACGGCGCTGGTGCTGTTCTTCGTGACCATCCACGTCGCGATCGGCGGGGCCGAAATCGGCCCGACCGATCTGGTCCTGCGCTTCGTCGGCTCCTACCTCGGCGGTATCGCCGCAGGATTACTGGTCGGCGGGTTGGTGACCCTGGCGCGCAAGCGAATCGACGCGCCGCAAGAAGAAGGTGCCATGAGCCTGCTGACGCCGTTCGCGGCGTTCTTGCTGGCCCAGGCGATTGACTGCAGCGGTGTGGTCGCGGTGCTGGTATCGGCCCTGGTGCTGGCCTACGCGGGGCCGGTGGTGATCCGGGCTCGTTCCCGCATGCTGTCCTACGGCTTCTGGGACATGGCGACGTTCCTGATCAACGGTTCGCTGTGGGTGTTCGTCGGAGTGCAGATCCCGGGCGCGGTGCGCGGCATCAACGGCGTCGACGGCGGCATCCGCCACGCTTTGTTCATCGCCTTCGCCGTCACCGCCGTCGTCATCCTGTCCCGGATTTTCTGGGGCGAATTCACCACGCTGCTGCTGCGTGTGATCGACCGCCGCGAGGCACAGCGGGCCCGTCGCGTCCCCTGGCGTCAGCGCTTCGTGACCGCGTGGGCCGGATTCCGCGGCGCGGTCTCGCTTGCCGCGGCGCTCGCCGTCCCGGCGACCACGCTGAGCGGGGCGCCGTTCCCCGACCGCAGCCTGCTCATCTTCGTCGTGGTCGTCGTCATCCTCACCACCGTGCTGGTCCAAGGCATCACGCTGCCCGCCGTCGTTCGGTGGGCGAACATGCCCGAAGACGTCGCCTACGCCCAGGAACTCCAATTGGCTCGCAGTGTCGGCGCCAAGGCCGCGCTGGACGCGCTGCCGGTGGTGGCGGGCGAACTCGGCGTCAGCCCGAAAATGCTGAGCCGCCTGCAAAAGGAATACGACGAGCACGCCGCGCTCGTGACGGAGTGCGAAGACGGCACGTCGACCGGGGACCTGGCCAAGCGCGACGACCTGGTTCGGCGGGTGCGTCTCGGGGTGCTCGAGCACAAACGCCGGGCCATCATCGGGCTACGCAATCAACGGGTCATCGACGACATGGTGTTGCGCGAGCTGCAGTCCGAGATGGACCTCGAAGAGGTGCAACTGCTCGACCCCGCCGACAACTGA
- a CDS encoding DUF5685 family protein, giving the protein MFGIIRPCRHRLGSELAAAWTAQLCGLCLALRDDYGQSARIATNYDGLVVSLLVEAQSPEQPTRRKAGPCPGRGMRRADVATGDCARLAAVVSLALAAARVRDHVDDHDGMVGAAGVRPAARRIAERWVRQGTDTGHTLGFDTGVLVAAMDRQADLEAAAGPGSSLLIVTEPTETAVAAAFAHTAVLAGRTGNQAPLREIGQLFGRIAHLLDAVEDYDDDLARGKWNPLAATETPLEQARVLCDDAALGIELALAEVEFTDGRLAQRLLTREVRRAISRTFSRSGHPTCGTPHGQQEGINFGNQPVGAGYPTGENPEGETPNPGNKRKGGRGDGTCICCCDGCECCCDCGDCCDCS; this is encoded by the coding sequence ATGTTCGGCATCATCCGGCCCTGCCGTCATCGACTCGGCAGTGAGCTCGCAGCAGCCTGGACCGCCCAACTGTGCGGACTGTGTCTGGCACTCCGCGACGACTACGGGCAGTCCGCGCGGATCGCCACCAATTACGACGGCCTCGTGGTGTCGTTGCTGGTCGAGGCGCAATCCCCCGAGCAGCCCACCCGCCGCAAGGCCGGGCCGTGCCCCGGGCGTGGCATGCGGCGCGCCGACGTGGCCACCGGCGACTGCGCACGACTGGCCGCCGTCGTGTCGCTGGCCCTGGCCGCGGCCCGGGTCCGCGATCACGTCGACGACCACGACGGCATGGTCGGTGCCGCCGGTGTGCGACCGGCCGCGCGCCGCATCGCCGAGCGCTGGGTGCGCCAGGGCACCGACACCGGCCACACCCTGGGCTTCGACACGGGCGTGCTGGTCGCGGCGATGGACCGCCAGGCCGATCTCGAGGCGGCGGCCGGGCCGGGCAGCTCGCTCTTAATCGTGACCGAGCCCACCGAAACCGCGGTCGCCGCAGCGTTCGCCCACACCGCGGTGTTGGCCGGCCGCACGGGCAACCAGGCACCGCTGCGCGAGATCGGTCAGCTGTTCGGACGAATCGCGCACCTGCTCGACGCGGTCGAGGATTACGACGACGACCTCGCCCGCGGTAAGTGGAACCCGTTGGCCGCCACCGAAACTCCGCTGGAGCAGGCCCGCGTCCTGTGCGACGACGCGGCGCTGGGCATCGAATTGGCCTTGGCCGAAGTCGAGTTCACCGACGGCCGCCTGGCCCAGCGGTTGCTGACCCGCGAGGTACGACGGGCGATCTCGCGCACCTTCAGCCGGTCCGGCCATCCCACCTGCGGCACCCCGCACGGCCAGCAGGAAGGCATCAACTTCGGCAACCAGCCCGTCGGTGCCGGCTATCCGACCGGCGAAAACCCCGAGGGCGAAACCCCTAACCCCGGGAACAAGCGCAAGGGCGGGCGCGGTGACGGCACCTGCATCTGCTGCTGCGATGGCTGCGAGTGCTGCTGCGACTGTGGAGACTGCTGCGACTGCTCGTAA
- a CDS encoding protease inhibitor I42 family protein, with amino-acid sequence MKIRLSVTVAILVSSMLVGCHFESRNPPTAKSLVVPMEQVLKQNSITQNVTLAVGNTLKLQLGANYSTPFRWQVDTKIADGSIIEQTSHQYMQPSSDAMGAPGTEVWMFTALKPGTTTISTYYSSFVGKNTAPVCQYTAVVTVQ; translated from the coding sequence GTGAAGATCAGGCTCTCCGTGACCGTCGCGATTCTCGTCTCGTCGATGTTGGTGGGTTGCCACTTCGAGAGCAGAAACCCGCCGACGGCCAAGTCGCTTGTGGTTCCGATGGAACAGGTGCTGAAGCAGAACAGCATCACCCAGAACGTGACCCTGGCGGTGGGCAACACACTCAAACTGCAGTTGGGCGCGAATTACAGCACCCCGTTCCGGTGGCAGGTTGACACGAAGATCGCCGACGGTTCGATCATCGAGCAAACCAGTCACCAGTACATGCAGCCGAGCAGCGACGCGATGGGCGCGCCCGGCACCGAGGTGTGGATGTTCACGGCGCTGAAGCCGGGGACGACGACGATTTCCACCTATTACTCAAGCTTCGTGGGCAAGAACACCGCGCCGGTGTGCCAGTACACCGCGGTCGTGACTGTGCAGTAA
- a CDS encoding mycothiol-dependent nitroreductase Rv2466c family protein, translating into MNTVVDFHFDPMCPFAFQTSLWIRDVREQLGIAVNWRFFSLEEINRVDGKKHPWERDWSYGWSLMRIGALLRRTDMALLDRWYAAIGRELHTLGGRPHEPAVARKLLSDIGVDDANLDAALDDPTTHDEVRAEHQRVLNAGGYGVPTLFIDEQCLFGPVLVDPPTGPAALKLWDVVTGMAELPHVYELQRPKSAADVELIGKSMRPYLDGRDWVSIDRGEVIDVDRLTSGSSG; encoded by the coding sequence ATGAACACCGTCGTGGATTTCCACTTCGACCCGATGTGCCCCTTCGCCTTCCAGACGTCGTTGTGGATCCGCGATGTGCGTGAACAACTGGGCATCGCCGTCAATTGGCGGTTCTTCAGCCTGGAAGAGATCAACCGGGTCGACGGCAAGAAGCATCCCTGGGAGCGCGACTGGTCCTACGGCTGGTCGTTGATGCGGATCGGCGCGCTGCTGCGTCGAACCGACATGGCGTTGCTCGACCGGTGGTACGCGGCGATCGGCCGCGAATTGCACACCCTCGGCGGCAGGCCGCACGAGCCCGCGGTGGCGCGAAAGTTGTTGAGCGACATCGGCGTCGACGACGCGAATCTCGATGCGGCACTTGACGACCCGACCACCCACGACGAGGTTCGCGCCGAGCATCAGCGAGTGCTAAATGCGGGTGGCTACGGTGTCCCGACGCTGTTCATCGACGAACAGTGCCTGTTCGGCCCGGTATTGGTAGATCCGCCGACCGGCCCCGCGGCGCTGAAACTGTGGGACGTCGTGACCGGGATGGCCGAGCTGCCGCACGTCTACGAGCTGCAACGGCCCAAGTCGGCCGCCGACGTCGAGCTGATCGGGAAGAGTATGCGTCCGTACCTCGACGGTCGCGATTGGGTCAGCATCGATCGCGGTGAAGTCATCGACGTCGACCGGCTCACCAGTGGATCTTCGGGCTGA
- a CDS encoding TIGR03085 family metal-binding protein has protein sequence MADVWLDTQERLELCDLFDELGPSVPTLLEGWTARDLAAHLVLRERDLLAGPCLVLPGPFGRFAERRRAGLARREDFSWLISRIRSGPPVGFFRIGWVRAMANLNEFFVHHEDLRRANGQGARNLTPPMDAALWRNVRRGGRFLSRRLEGVGLEIRWAGTNERVTAVAGDPAALLTGEPGELLLYVFGRQAVAHVDVSGPAEAVAAVRHTHFGM, from the coding sequence ATGGCCGACGTTTGGCTGGACACGCAAGAGCGCCTAGAGCTTTGCGATCTGTTCGACGAGCTCGGCCCGTCGGTCCCGACGCTTCTCGAAGGCTGGACCGCCCGCGATCTCGCCGCCCATCTCGTGTTGCGCGAACGTGATCTGCTTGCCGGGCCTTGCCTCGTGTTACCCGGGCCGTTTGGCCGGTTCGCCGAGCGGCGCAGAGCGGGATTGGCTCGCCGCGAGGACTTCTCGTGGCTCATCTCTCGAATCCGGTCCGGGCCGCCCGTCGGGTTCTTCCGCATCGGATGGGTTCGCGCGATGGCGAATCTCAATGAGTTCTTCGTTCATCACGAGGACCTGCGCCGAGCGAATGGGCAAGGCGCTCGGAACCTCACGCCCCCGATGGATGCCGCACTGTGGCGAAATGTCCGCCGGGGTGGTCGCTTTCTGAGTAGACGTCTTGAGGGCGTTGGGCTCGAAATCCGGTGGGCCGGAACCAACGAGCGGGTGACGGCGGTAGCAGGAGATCCCGCGGCTCTGCTCACCGGAGAGCCGGGGGAGCTCCTGCTCTACGTCTTTGGGCGTCAAGCGGTTGCGCACGTCGACGTGAGCGGCCCGGCGGAGGCGGTGGCGGCGGTGCGTCACACGCACTTCGGTATGTGA